One Castanea sativa cultivar Marrone di Chiusa Pesio chromosome 4, ASM4071231v1 DNA window includes the following coding sequences:
- the LOC142630314 gene encoding serine/threonine protein phosphatase 2A 55 kDa regulatory subunit B beta isoform-like → MTLSTEHSHSSTPLDWKFSQVFGERAPGEDLQDVDIISSMGFEKSGDYLAVGDRGGRVVIFERKDGKYTSNGHLSRNELEQLDFSFTSHPEFQYKTEFQSHEPEFDYLKSLEIEEKINKLRWCDTQNGSQFILSTNDKTIKLWKVKEHRVKKVKEMNPNPPVCSENALLAERSFISGQDNPSFGNGYLLEWTEKMGSNTFPSQEVHSKIADIEDTARTRCRRVYAHAHDFNINSISTNSDGETFVSADDLRINLWNIEISNQCFNIIDMKPSNMEDLTEVITSAEFHPFHCNLLAYSSSRGFIHLVDMRRSALCDQSAILLQDGGSHGFKSFFTEIIASISDIKFSNDGRHILSRDYMNLKLWDSHMDSSPVATFKIHDHLHPKLCELYNNDSIFDKFDCCLSGDGIHFATGSYSNLLRIFSHGVGGAEGITIEASKNSNRKPLRDAAPRTRRSSLSNLTRGLYRLGHEHSSSGTNEFSCNLSSKLLHLAWHPTTNLIACAAGNSLFMYYA, encoded by the exons ATGACTTTGAGCACAGAACACTCTCACTCTTCTACTCCACTCGACTGGAAATTCTCTCAGGTTTTCGGTGAACGAGCTCCCGGAGAAGACCTCCAAGACG ttgatatCATATCATCAATGGGATTCGAGAAGAGTGGTGATTACCTTGCAGTTGGAGATCGAGGCGGCCGTGTTGTGATTTTTGAAAGAAAGGATGGGAAATAT ACTTCGAATGGGCACCTTTCTCGGAATGAGTTGGAGCAGTTGGATTTTAGTTTCACAAGCCATCCCGAATTCCAATATAAGACTGAGTTTCAGAGCCATGAGCCCGAG TTTGATTATTTGAAGAGTTTGGAAATCGAAGAGAAGATCAACAAATTAAGATGGTGTGATACACAGAATGGATCGCAATTTATCCTCtcaacaaatgataagacaatTAAGCTGTGGAAG GTCAAGGAACATAGAGTgaagaaagtaaaagaaatgAACCCAAATCCTCCCGTGTGTTCAGAGAATGCACTTTTGGCTGAAAGGAGTTTTATAAGTGGGCAAGACAATCCATCTTTTGGTAATGGCTATCTTCTGGAATGGACAGAAAAGATGGGTTCTAACACGTTTCCATCTCAAGAAGTGCACTCCAAG ATAGCTGATATTGAAGACACTGCTCGTACAAGATGTCGAAGGGTGTATGCTCATGCTCATGATTTTAACATCAACTCCATCTCAACTAATAG TGATGGTGAGACATTTGTCTCTGCAGACGACCTCAGAATAAACTTGTGGAACATTGAGATTAGTAATCAATGTTTCAATATCATTGACATGAAGCCATCAAACATGGAGGATCTTACGG AGGTCATAACATCGGCTGAATTCCATCCGTTTCACTGTAATCTGCTTGCATACAGCAGCTCAAGAGGTTTTATTCATCTAGTTGACATGCGGCGTTCAGCATTATGTGATCAAAGTGCAATCCT ATTACAGGATGGAGGATCCCATGggtttaaatcattttttacaGAGATCATCGCATCCATCTCTGATATAAAGTTTTCAAATGATGGGAGGCATATCTTAAGTCGTGATTATATGAATCTAAAG CTGTGGGACAGTCATATGGATTCATCGCCAGTTGCAACATTCAAGATTCATGACCACTTGCACCCGAAG TTATGCGAATTGTATAATAACGACTCcatatttgataaatttgacTGCTGCCTCAGTGGAGATGGAATTCATTTTGCAACTGGATCTTACAG CAATCTTTTACGTATTTTCTCCCACGGTGTTGGAGGTGCAGAAGGGATCACAATAGAAGCTAGCAAAAATTCCAACAg GAAGCCACTTCGTGATGCTGCTCCAAGGACTAGAAGGTCATCTTTAAGCAATCTGACACGTGGACTTTATCGCCTTG GGCATGAACACTCAAGCTCAGGTACTAATGAATTCTCTTGTAACTTAAGCTCTAAGCTACTACATTTGGCATGGCATCCAACCACAAACTTAATTGCTTGTGCCGCTGGGAATAGCTTGTTCATGTATTATGCATAG